One Nicotiana sylvestris chromosome 12, ASM39365v2, whole genome shotgun sequence genomic window carries:
- the LOC104228212 gene encoding ubiquinol oxidase 2, mitochondrial-like, with protein sequence MMSRSVTRMARSMINHIGRRNFSTLRPVTGNEAGIGVVTGAAGFLHGNSMKGSEKAVAHWVRYFSVMSSGNASTMALSNKEQNDQDDQKINQSGGATVRNATATDSGNNNKRIVSYWGIQSPKVTKEDGTPWRWNCFMPWETYKADLSIDLKKHHAPVTLLDKVAYWTVKALRFPTDLFFQKRYGCRAMMLETVAAVPGMVGGMLLHCKSLRKFEQSGGWIKALLEEAENERMHLMTFMEIAKPKWYERALVFAVQGIFFNAYFVTYLLSPKLAHRIVGYLEEEAIHSYTEFLKELDKGNIENVSAPAIAIDYWRLPEDSTLKDVVMVVRADEAHHRDVNHFASDIHYQGQELKDCPAPLGYH encoded by the exons ATGATGAGCCGAAGTGTAACGAGGATGGCTCGTTCTATGATAAATCATATTGGTCGACGTAACTTTTCAACTCTACGTCCGGTGACCGGAAATGAAGCCGGAATCGGAGTTGTCACCGGAGCAGCCGGTTTCTTGCATGGGAATTCTATGAAGGGTTCCGAAAAGGCGGTGGCGCATTGGGTTCGGTACTTTTCAGTGATGAGTTCGGGTAACGCGAGCACTATGGCTCTGAGTAACAAAGAGCAAAATGATCAAGACGATCAGAAGATAAATCAGAGCGGTGGCGCTACAGTTAGGAACGCCACCGCTACTGATagtgggaataataataaaagaattgtTAGCTATTGGGGTATTCAGTCTCCTAAGGTTACAAAAGAAGATGGTACACCATGGAGGTGGAACTGCTTTATG CCATGGGAGACGTACAAGGCAGATTTGTCGATAGATTTAAAGAAACACCATGCGCCAGTGACGTTGTTGGATAAAGTGGCTTATTGGACAGTCAAGGCCCTTAGATTCCCAACCGACTTATTTTTTCAg AAGAGATACGGTTGTCGCGCAATGATGTTAGAAACTGTGGCAGCAGTACCCGGGATGGTAGGAGGAATGTTATTACACTGCAAATCGTTGCGTAAATTCGAACAGAGTGGTGGCTGGATCAAAGCATTATtagaagaagcagaaaatgagAGAATGCACCTTATGACATTTATGGAAATAGCAAAACCAAAATGGTACGAACGTGCACTTGTTTTTGCAGTACAAGGCATATTCTTTAATGCCTATTTTGTGACATATCTTTTGTCACCAAAATTGGCACATAGAATTGTTGGATATTTAGAAGAAGAAGCTATTCATTCGTATACTGAGTTTCTTAAGGAGTTGGATAAGGGAAATATTGAGAACGTCAGTGCACCCGCTATTGCGATTGATTATTGGCGTTTGCCAGAAGATTCGACTCTTAAAGATGTTGTCATGGTTGTTAGGGCAGACGAGGCTCATCATCGCGATGTCAATCACTTTGCATCG GATATTCATTACCAAGGACAAGAGCTGAAGGATTGTCCAGCCCCACTTGGGTATCATTGA